From Dendropsophus ebraccatus isolate aDenEbr1 chromosome 2, aDenEbr1.pat, whole genome shotgun sequence, a single genomic window includes:
- the EEF1D gene encoding elongation factor 1-delta isoform X1, whose protein sequence is MAASFLGTEKIWFDKYKYDDAEKQYYENLSQKSVLNSHNQTQDDGASTILRDIARARENIQKSLAGSTAAAPNNSGENSELLSRVASLEHENQNLQKVVKDLQSAISKLESRISTLEKSATSAPRPPAVCKLPAAAPARPPAAAPQQKAEEDDDDDIDLFGSDEEEDSEAVRIREERLRQYAEKKSKKPGLIAKSSILLDVKPWDDETDMAKLEECVRSVHMDGLLWGSSKLVPVGYGIKKLQIQCVVEDDKVGTDILEEEITKFEDYVQSVDIAAFNKI, encoded by the exons ATGGCGGCTTCATTCTTGGGCACAGAGAAGATCTGGTTTGATAAGTACAAGTACGATGACGCAGAGAAGCAGTATTACGAGAACCTGAGCCAGAAATCTGTCCTGAACTCACACAACCAAACCCAG GATGACGGAGCGAGCACAATCCTCAGGGACATTGCAAGAGCCAGGGAGAATATCCAGAAATCGCTGGCCGGA AGCACGGCCGCAGCCCCCAACAACAGCGGAGAGAACAGTGAGCTCCTGTCACGGGTCGCCAGTCTAGAACACGAGAACCAGAACCTGCAGAAAG TGGTGAAAGACCTTCAGTCGGCCATCTCCAAACTGGAGAGTCGGATCAGTACGTTAGAGAAGTCTGCTACCTCAGCCCCCCGGCCTCCAGCTGTGTGCAAG CTTCCTGcagctgcccccgcccgccctcCGGCAGCCGCACCTCAGCAGAAGGCAGAagaggatgatgatgacgacATTGATCTGTTTGGTAGCGATGAAGAAGAAGACTCAGAAGCTGTCAGGATCCGAGAGGAGCGATTGCGTCAGTATGCTGAGAAGAAATCCAAGAAGCCCGGACTCATTGCCAAGTCCTCCATTTTGCTGGATGTGAAACCA TGGGACGACGAGACTGACATGGCCAAGCTGGAGGAGTGTGTGCGCTCGGTGCACATGGACGGGCTGCTGTGGGGGTCCTCCAAGCTGGTGCCCGTGGGTTATGGTATCAAgaagctgcagatccagtgtgtggTGGAGGACGACAAGGTGGGCACGGACATACTGGAGGAGGAGATCACCAAGTTTGAGGACTAT GTGCAGAGTGTGGACATCGCCGCTTTCAACAAGATCTAG
- the EEF1D gene encoding elongation factor 1-delta isoform X4, with amino-acid sequence MAASFLGTEKIWFDKYKYDDAEKQYYENLSQKSVLNSHNQTQDDGASTILRDIARARENIQKSLAGLRTVLNSPKEGQAPPPPGHSGSCTSTAAAPNNSGENSELLSRVASLEHENQNLQKVVKDLQSAISKLESRISTLEKSATSAPRPPAVCKLPAAAPARPPAAAPQQKAEEDDDDDIDLFGSDEEEDSEAVRIREERLRQYAEKKSKKPGLIAKSSILLDVKPWDDETDMAKLEECVRSVHMDGLLWGSSKLVPVGYGIKKLQIQCVVEDDKVGTDILEEEITKFEDYVQSVDIAAFNKI; translated from the exons ATGGCGGCTTCATTCTTGGGCACAGAGAAGATCTGGTTTGATAAGTACAAGTACGATGACGCAGAGAAGCAGTATTACGAGAACCTGAGCCAGAAATCTGTCCTGAACTCACACAACCAAACCCAG GATGACGGAGCGAGCACAATCCTCAGGGACATTGCAAGAGCCAGGGAGAATATCCAGAAATCGCTGGCCGGA CTGAGGACAGTCCTGAATAGTCCTAAGGAAGGCCAGGCTCCCCCTCCCCCGGGCCACTCAGGGTCCTGTACT AGCACGGCCGCAGCCCCCAACAACAGCGGAGAGAACAGTGAGCTCCTGTCACGGGTCGCCAGTCTAGAACACGAGAACCAGAACCTGCAGAAAG TGGTGAAAGACCTTCAGTCGGCCATCTCCAAACTGGAGAGTCGGATCAGTACGTTAGAGAAGTCTGCTACCTCAGCCCCCCGGCCTCCAGCTGTGTGCAAG CTTCCTGcagctgcccccgcccgccctcCGGCAGCCGCACCTCAGCAGAAGGCAGAagaggatgatgatgacgacATTGATCTGTTTGGTAGCGATGAAGAAGAAGACTCAGAAGCTGTCAGGATCCGAGAGGAGCGATTGCGTCAGTATGCTGAGAAGAAATCCAAGAAGCCCGGACTCATTGCCAAGTCCTCCATTTTGCTGGATGTGAAACCA TGGGACGACGAGACTGACATGGCCAAGCTGGAGGAGTGTGTGCGCTCGGTGCACATGGACGGGCTGCTGTGGGGGTCCTCCAAGCTGGTGCCCGTGGGTTATGGTATCAAgaagctgcagatccagtgtgtggTGGAGGACGACAAGGTGGGCACGGACATACTGGAGGAGGAGATCACCAAGTTTGAGGACTAT GTGCAGAGTGTGGACATCGCCGCTTTCAACAAGATCTAG
- the EEF1D gene encoding elongation factor 1-delta isoform X3, giving the protein MAASFLGTEKIWFDKYKYDDAEKQYYENLSQKSVLNSHNQTQSTAAAPNNSGENSELLSRVASLEHENQNLQKVVKDLQSAISKLESRISTLEKSATSAPRPPAVCKLPAAAPARPPAAAPQQKAEEDDDDDIDLFGSDEEEDSEAVRIREERLRQYAEKKSKKPGLIAKSSILLDVKPWDDETDMAKLEECVRSVHMDGLLWGSSKLVPVGYGIKKLQIQCVVEDDKVGTDILEEEITKFEDYVQSVDIAAFNKI; this is encoded by the exons ATGGCGGCTTCATTCTTGGGCACAGAGAAGATCTGGTTTGATAAGTACAAGTACGATGACGCAGAGAAGCAGTATTACGAGAACCTGAGCCAGAAATCTGTCCTGAACTCACACAACCAAACCCAG AGCACGGCCGCAGCCCCCAACAACAGCGGAGAGAACAGTGAGCTCCTGTCACGGGTCGCCAGTCTAGAACACGAGAACCAGAACCTGCAGAAAG TGGTGAAAGACCTTCAGTCGGCCATCTCCAAACTGGAGAGTCGGATCAGTACGTTAGAGAAGTCTGCTACCTCAGCCCCCCGGCCTCCAGCTGTGTGCAAG CTTCCTGcagctgcccccgcccgccctcCGGCAGCCGCACCTCAGCAGAAGGCAGAagaggatgatgatgacgacATTGATCTGTTTGGTAGCGATGAAGAAGAAGACTCAGAAGCTGTCAGGATCCGAGAGGAGCGATTGCGTCAGTATGCTGAGAAGAAATCCAAGAAGCCCGGACTCATTGCCAAGTCCTCCATTTTGCTGGATGTGAAACCA TGGGACGACGAGACTGACATGGCCAAGCTGGAGGAGTGTGTGCGCTCGGTGCACATGGACGGGCTGCTGTGGGGGTCCTCCAAGCTGGTGCCCGTGGGTTATGGTATCAAgaagctgcagatccagtgtgtggTGGAGGACGACAAGGTGGGCACGGACATACTGGAGGAGGAGATCACCAAGTTTGAGGACTAT GTGCAGAGTGTGGACATCGCCGCTTTCAACAAGATCTAG
- the EEF1D gene encoding elongation factor 1-delta isoform X2, with amino-acid sequence MAASFLGTEKIWFDKYKYDDAEKQYYENLSQKSVLNSHNQTQLRTVLNSPKEGQAPPPPGHSGSCTSTAAAPNNSGENSELLSRVASLEHENQNLQKVVKDLQSAISKLESRISTLEKSATSAPRPPAVCKLPAAAPARPPAAAPQQKAEEDDDDDIDLFGSDEEEDSEAVRIREERLRQYAEKKSKKPGLIAKSSILLDVKPWDDETDMAKLEECVRSVHMDGLLWGSSKLVPVGYGIKKLQIQCVVEDDKVGTDILEEEITKFEDYVQSVDIAAFNKI; translated from the exons ATGGCGGCTTCATTCTTGGGCACAGAGAAGATCTGGTTTGATAAGTACAAGTACGATGACGCAGAGAAGCAGTATTACGAGAACCTGAGCCAGAAATCTGTCCTGAACTCACACAACCAAACCCAG CTGAGGACAGTCCTGAATAGTCCTAAGGAAGGCCAGGCTCCCCCTCCCCCGGGCCACTCAGGGTCCTGTACT AGCACGGCCGCAGCCCCCAACAACAGCGGAGAGAACAGTGAGCTCCTGTCACGGGTCGCCAGTCTAGAACACGAGAACCAGAACCTGCAGAAAG TGGTGAAAGACCTTCAGTCGGCCATCTCCAAACTGGAGAGTCGGATCAGTACGTTAGAGAAGTCTGCTACCTCAGCCCCCCGGCCTCCAGCTGTGTGCAAG CTTCCTGcagctgcccccgcccgccctcCGGCAGCCGCACCTCAGCAGAAGGCAGAagaggatgatgatgacgacATTGATCTGTTTGGTAGCGATGAAGAAGAAGACTCAGAAGCTGTCAGGATCCGAGAGGAGCGATTGCGTCAGTATGCTGAGAAGAAATCCAAGAAGCCCGGACTCATTGCCAAGTCCTCCATTTTGCTGGATGTGAAACCA TGGGACGACGAGACTGACATGGCCAAGCTGGAGGAGTGTGTGCGCTCGGTGCACATGGACGGGCTGCTGTGGGGGTCCTCCAAGCTGGTGCCCGTGGGTTATGGTATCAAgaagctgcagatccagtgtgtggTGGAGGACGACAAGGTGGGCACGGACATACTGGAGGAGGAGATCACCAAGTTTGAGGACTAT GTGCAGAGTGTGGACATCGCCGCTTTCAACAAGATCTAG
- the TIGD5 gene encoding tigger transposable element-derived protein 5 yields the protein MSCQGPQILETRLGDAECTPTMVKMAFRKAYSIKDKLEAIERVKNGERQASVSRDFGVPGGTLRGWLKDEQKLRWFLDQLGGDVGTQRKKMRLANEEEIDRAVYSWFITLRQQGVPLSGPIIQAQAETCAKQIYGEDCTFKASHGWFWRWQKRHGISSQRIYGEPEIRPSEMDPVLVYPEEQPKTAPNDGGYGDEQIYNANITGLYWKLLPDQTHDILMAKRPGGYRRVKDRVAILLAANLTGNHKLKPLVVGKLQDPPSLRCHNPDTFPATYRYCPKAQLTPDLLRCWFFEDFVPSVKRYLRRCCLQQKAVLLVNQCPGSPPEKELQTPDGSLRILFLSKNTRSKIPSMDQGVIASFKQLYKRELLRMAVSAKGSPSQFVKSFLVKDMIYLCGQAWGMIQAGSIEKCWLYGLRAAFESGAMVDSVGEDYSKVFSDLTNLAALVYKQLSPEDVTEWVHLDDSMPAMLESLDGRNLDPTDDNFIKEETSDDENYIEADVNPTAAEAVQGLETALRWFEAQGPQKVPPVDIAHLHSLIATAQRLQQIQQTKDAIRGGS from the coding sequence ATGTCCTGCCAGGGGCCGCAGATCCTGGAGACCAGACTGGGCGATGCAGAGTGTACACCCACCATGGTCAAGATGGCGTTCCGTAAGGCGTACTCCATCAAAGACAAGCTGGAAGCCATAGAAAGAGTCAAGAACGGCGAGCGGCAGGCCAGCGTCTCCAGAGATTTCGGGGTGCCAGGAGGAACTCTGCGAGGGTGGCTGAAGGACGAGCAGAAGCTACGATGGTTTCTGGACCAGCTTGGCGGTGACGTAGGGACCCAGAGGAAAAAGATGCGTCTGGCCAACGAAGAAGAGATTGACCGTGCCGTGTACTCATGGTTCATCACACTACGGCAACAAGGCGTCCCTCTGTCCGGGCCCATCATCCAGGCCCAAGCCGAGACGTGTGCCAAACAGATCTATGGAGAGGACTGCACCTTTAAGGCCAGCCATGGCTGGTTCTGGCGCTGGCAGAAGAGACACGGGATCTCCAGTCAGCGCATCTATGGTGAACCCGAGATCAGACCGTCAGAGATGGACCCGGTCCTGGTCTACCCAGAAGAACAACCCAAAACGGCACCAAACGACGGCGGCTACGGAGATGAACAGATCTACAATGCCAACATTACCGGATTGTACTGGAAGCTTCTTCCAGACCAGACTCATGATATCTTAATGGCGAAGCGGCCGGGCGGTTACCGTAGAGTCAAAGATAGAGTTGCCATTCTTCTGGCCGCCAACCTTACGGGTAACCACAAGCTAAAACCATTGGTTGTCGGAAAGCTGCAGGATCCACCAAGTCTTCGATGCCACAATCCGGACACATTCCCGGCAACCTACAGATACTGTCCGAAGGCACAGCTGACCCCAGACCTTCTCAGATGCTGGTTCTTCGAGGACTTCGTGCCCAGTGTGAAGCGTTACCTGAGACGGTGCTGTCTCCAGCAAAAAGCAGTTCTCCTAGTCAACCAGTGTCCTGGAAGCCCCCCCGAGAAGGAGCTGCAGACCCCCGATGGCAGCTTACGCATCTTGTTTCTTTCCAAAAACACAAGAAGTAAGATCCCATCCATGGACCAAGGAGTCATCGCTTCCTTCAAGCAACTCTACAAGCGTGAGCTCCTGAGGATGGCGGTGTCTGCTAAAGGGTCGCCTTCACAATTCGTTAAGTCCTTTCTAGTGAAGGACATGATCTACCTGTGTGGGCAGGCCTGGGGCATGATACAGGCCGGAAGTATCGAGAAGTGTTGGCTCTATGGCCTCAGAGCTGCTTTCGAGAGTGGTGCCATGGTGGACTCAGTTGGTGAGGACTACAGCAAGGTCTTCTCGGACTTAACCAACCTGGCTGCTCTTGTTTACAAACAGCTGAGCCCAGAGGATGTTACTGAGTGGGTGCACCTGGATGACTCCATGCCCGCCATGCTGGAATCCCTTGATGGGAGGAACCTAGACCCCACAGATGACAACTTCATCAAAGAAGAAACCAGTGATGATGAAAATTACATAGAGGCTGATGTAAACCCGACAGCAGCTGAGGCGGTCCAGGGTCTGGAGACTGCTCTGCGATGGTTTGAAGCCCAGGGCCCGCAAAAGGTGCCCCCTGTAGACATAGCACATCTTCATTCATTGATCGCAACGGCGCAGCGTCTCCAGCAAATACAACAAACCAAAGACGCTATCCGTGGCGGCTCCTGA
- the PYCR3 gene encoding pyrroline-5-carboxylate reductase 3 isoform X1, whose protein sequence is MAAAGPGNTLKVGCIGAGKMARGVLGGLISSGKVPAPDITVSAPSDSNLHHFRELGCRTTHCNISVVYEARLVFLAAKPHVIPQILVEISSALTGEHVIVSMAAGVSLQTLEKLVPSGARILRICPNLPCVIQQGAVVFSRGSCVGQEEADMLRDLLAECGMCEEVPESYMDIHTGISGSGVAYVSAWGGGS, encoded by the exons ATGGCGGCGGCCGGTCCCGGTAACACGCTGAAGGTTGGATGTATCGGAGCCGGGAAGATGGCGCGGGGAGTGCTGGGCGGCCTCATCAGCAGCG GGAAAGTCCCGGCGCCGGACATCACGGTGAGCGCCCCCAGCGACAGTAACCTGCATCACTTCCGG GAGCTCGGCTGCCGCACTACTCACTGTAACATCAGCGTGGTGTACGAGGCCCGGCTGGTGTTCCTGGCCGCCAAACCGCACGTCATCCCGCAGATCCTGGTGGAGATCTCCTCTGCCCTCACCGGGGAGCACGTCATCGTATCCATGGCGGCCGGGGTGTCCCTGCAGACCCTGGAGAAG CTTGTCCCCTCTGGGGCCCGGATTCTCCGCATTTGCCCCAATCTGCCGTgtgtgatccagcagggggcagttgtGTTCTCTCGGGGCTCCTGTGTGGGGCAGGAGGAGGCGGACATGCTGAGGGATCTGCTGGCCGAGTGCGGAATGTGTGAGGAGGTGCCCGAGTCCTACATGGATATCCACACCGGGATCAGCGGCAGCGGCGTGGCCTATGTgagtgcatgggggggggggtcatag
- the PYCR3 gene encoding pyrroline-5-carboxylate reductase 3 isoform X2 — protein MAAAGPGNTLKVGCIGAGKMARGVLGGLISSGKVPAPDITELGCRTTHCNISVVYEARLVFLAAKPHVIPQILVEISSALTGEHVIVSMAAGVSLQTLEKLVPSGARILRICPNLPCVIQQGAVVFSRGSCVGQEEADMLRDLLAECGMCEEVPESYMDIHTGISGSGVAYVSAWGGGS, from the exons ATGGCGGCGGCCGGTCCCGGTAACACGCTGAAGGTTGGATGTATCGGAGCCGGGAAGATGGCGCGGGGAGTGCTGGGCGGCCTCATCAGCAGCG GGAAAGTCCCGGCGCCGGACATCACG GAGCTCGGCTGCCGCACTACTCACTGTAACATCAGCGTGGTGTACGAGGCCCGGCTGGTGTTCCTGGCCGCCAAACCGCACGTCATCCCGCAGATCCTGGTGGAGATCTCCTCTGCCCTCACCGGGGAGCACGTCATCGTATCCATGGCGGCCGGGGTGTCCCTGCAGACCCTGGAGAAG CTTGTCCCCTCTGGGGCCCGGATTCTCCGCATTTGCCCCAATCTGCCGTgtgtgatccagcagggggcagttgtGTTCTCTCGGGGCTCCTGTGTGGGGCAGGAGGAGGCGGACATGCTGAGGGATCTGCTGGCCGAGTGCGGAATGTGTGAGGAGGTGCCCGAGTCCTACATGGATATCCACACCGGGATCAGCGGCAGCGGCGTGGCCTATGTgagtgcatgggggggggggtcatag
- the LOC138782946 gene encoding protein brambleberry-like isoform X1 yields MRPFIRDDGAGDSTREKTAGLIMSSGRHVLLLLLIVLSLPARSEEFFGWFTRKSSSGKSASQKEAAPDPQSLPRAPFEMTTTDEKFLAEAKHLELSPLDGCHYKVVSQLRASCTEMSEEEIAKLGVLLFNCQAEVEGRKTYPCTEDMTLAECTSAMDPDTWNAYHIVSNRARSVCYATRQLHFRRRTELTVNTLVSTAMNQLEAMQMLKDGQEQLKELTSESLQRVLSSQNELLNQQEQLQNNQEQMESSITGNLEKLAEEKALIASGHHLVADLIEGITRKMENMSGHLMEQDAELHKGHKAILSDLSEVRDRSHDVYAKIESNLALFLTYQNQSGLYYETLMEKLQRMNRSLSALLYAMEHMHRSVEHRLSSIQGFISWAGGNLDAIHTCVLHGAYFLLLALVMTFLQTPGFSRGVLLVLIVLNALSELNHNTSLGFRALTALLACTVIGHWTLLSFIRCLVRKSSRKVAPPLPAATPTPVLSYKEKDAGFCSSTPEKEGEDARLKAELRKLVNDSYMEDDSVLAPDSLILGSPVHLDWKLQQCLRTPQPSSPAMKLRRLSVSRSVRGHDSPLKTVATDKIPQRHLGAVFDAFSESKNQSPNSSMCSNLSVSSMSPRQFCQAITRAGQPCRNKASGGQEFCRVHASGQTSYITS; encoded by the exons ATGCGACCTTTTATAAGAGATGACGGCGCGGGAGATTCAACCAGAGAGAAGACGGCGG GTCTCATCATGTCTTCAGGCCGCcatgttctcctcctcctcctcattgtccTCAGCCTTCCTGCCAGGAGTGAGGAGTTTTTTGGTTGGTTTACCCGCAAGTCTTCCAGTGGAAAGTCTGCATCACAGAAGGAGGCTGCCCCggacccccagtctctcccccggGCCCCTTTTGAGATGACCACAACCGATGAGAAGTTTTTAGCTGAAGCCAAACACCTGGAGCTTTCTCCTCTGGACGGCTGTCACTACAAG GTGGTCAGCCAGCTGAGGGCGTCCTGCACAGAGATGTCTGAAGAAGAGATTGCCAAACTGGGGGTCCTACTGTTCAACTGTCAGGCGGAGGTTGAGGGACGCAAGACGTATCCCTGCACTGAGGACATG ACCCTTGCGGAGTGCACGTCAGCCATGGACCCCGACACCTGGAACGCCTACCACATAGTCAGTAACCGGGCGCGCTCAGTCTGCTACGCCACACGACAGCTGCACTTCCGCCGGCGGACGGAGCTCACGGTCAACACTCTGGTGTCCACGGCCATGAACCAGCTGGAGGCCATGCAGATGCTGAAG GACGGGCAGGAGCAGCTGAAGGAGCTGACCTCGGAGTCTCTGCAGCGGGTGCTGAGCAGCCAGAACGAGCTCCTGAACCAGCAGGAACAGCTGCAGAATAACCAGGAGCAGATGGAGAGCTCCATCACCGGGAACCTGGAGAAGCTGGCGGAGGAGAAGGCGCTGATCGCCAGCGGGCACCACCTAGTGGCCGATCTCATCGAGGGGATCACCAGGAAGATGG AGAATATGAGCGGTCACCTGATGGAGCAGGACGCGGAGCTGCACAAGGGCCACAAAGCCATCCTGTCCGACCTGTCTGAGGTCCGGGACCGATCCCACGACGTCTACGCCAAGATAG AGTCTAACCTGGCGCTGTTCCTGACCTATCAGAACCAGAGTGGCCTCTACTACGAGACCCTGATGGAGAAGCTGCAGCGGATGAACCGCAGCCTCAGCGCCCTGCTGTACGCCATGGAGCACATGCACCGCAGCGTGGAGCACCGGCTCAGCTCCATCCAGGGCTTCATCAGCTGGGCAG GTGGGAACCTGGACGCCATTCACACCTGCGTCCTCCACGGTGCCTACTTTCTCCTCCTGGCTCTGGTGATGACCTTCCTGCAGACCCCCGGCTTCTCTCGGGGGGTTCTCCTCGTCCTCATCGTGCTCAATGCCCTTTCAGAGCTCAACCACAACACCTCCCTGGGCTTCAGGGCGCTGACGGCGTTACTGGCGTGTACGGTGATCG GTCACTGGACGCTACTGAGCTTCATCCGCTGCCTGGTGAGGAAGAGCAGCAGGAAGGTGGCGCCCCCTCTGCCCGCTGCAACACCCACCCCCGTCCTGTCATACAAAGAGAAGGACGCAGGGTTCTGCAGCTCAACCCCTGAAAA AGAGGGGGAGGACGCCCGGCTGAAGGCGGAGCTAAGGAAGCTGGTGAATGACAGCTACATGGAAG ATGATTCGGTTTTGGCTCCCGACTCTCTGATCTTGGGGTCTCCGGTTCATCTGGACTGGAAGTTGCAGCAATGTCTGAGGACTCCGCAGCCGTCCTCTCCGGCCATGAAGCTGCGCCGGCTGAGCGTCTCCCGATCCGTCCGCGGACACGACAGTCCCCTGAAGACG GTGGCGACAGACAAGATTCCACAGCGACACTTGGGTGCAGTGTTTGACGCCTTCTCCGAGTCTAAGAATCAAAGCCCGAACTCATCAATGTGCAGTAACCT GTCAGTGTCGTCCATGTCTCCGCGTCAGTTCTGTCAGGCAATCACCCGAGCGGGTCAGCCGTGCAGGAACAAGGCCAGCGGGGGTCAGGAGTTCTGCAGGGTCCACGCCTCCGGTCAGACATCCTACATCACATCCTGA
- the LOC138782946 gene encoding protein brambleberry-like isoform X2, with the protein MSSGRHVLLLLLIVLSLPARSEEFFGWFTRKSSSGKSASQKEAAPDPQSLPRAPFEMTTTDEKFLAEAKHLELSPLDGCHYKVVSQLRASCTEMSEEEIAKLGVLLFNCQAEVEGRKTYPCTEDMTLAECTSAMDPDTWNAYHIVSNRARSVCYATRQLHFRRRTELTVNTLVSTAMNQLEAMQMLKDGQEQLKELTSESLQRVLSSQNELLNQQEQLQNNQEQMESSITGNLEKLAEEKALIASGHHLVADLIEGITRKMENMSGHLMEQDAELHKGHKAILSDLSEVRDRSHDVYAKIESNLALFLTYQNQSGLYYETLMEKLQRMNRSLSALLYAMEHMHRSVEHRLSSIQGFISWAGGNLDAIHTCVLHGAYFLLLALVMTFLQTPGFSRGVLLVLIVLNALSELNHNTSLGFRALTALLACTVIGHWTLLSFIRCLVRKSSRKVAPPLPAATPTPVLSYKEKDAGFCSSTPEKEGEDARLKAELRKLVNDSYMEDDSVLAPDSLILGSPVHLDWKLQQCLRTPQPSSPAMKLRRLSVSRSVRGHDSPLKTVATDKIPQRHLGAVFDAFSESKNQSPNSSMCSNLSVSSMSPRQFCQAITRAGQPCRNKASGGQEFCRVHASGQTSYITS; encoded by the exons ATGTCTTCAGGCCGCcatgttctcctcctcctcctcattgtccTCAGCCTTCCTGCCAGGAGTGAGGAGTTTTTTGGTTGGTTTACCCGCAAGTCTTCCAGTGGAAAGTCTGCATCACAGAAGGAGGCTGCCCCggacccccagtctctcccccggGCCCCTTTTGAGATGACCACAACCGATGAGAAGTTTTTAGCTGAAGCCAAACACCTGGAGCTTTCTCCTCTGGACGGCTGTCACTACAAG GTGGTCAGCCAGCTGAGGGCGTCCTGCACAGAGATGTCTGAAGAAGAGATTGCCAAACTGGGGGTCCTACTGTTCAACTGTCAGGCGGAGGTTGAGGGACGCAAGACGTATCCCTGCACTGAGGACATG ACCCTTGCGGAGTGCACGTCAGCCATGGACCCCGACACCTGGAACGCCTACCACATAGTCAGTAACCGGGCGCGCTCAGTCTGCTACGCCACACGACAGCTGCACTTCCGCCGGCGGACGGAGCTCACGGTCAACACTCTGGTGTCCACGGCCATGAACCAGCTGGAGGCCATGCAGATGCTGAAG GACGGGCAGGAGCAGCTGAAGGAGCTGACCTCGGAGTCTCTGCAGCGGGTGCTGAGCAGCCAGAACGAGCTCCTGAACCAGCAGGAACAGCTGCAGAATAACCAGGAGCAGATGGAGAGCTCCATCACCGGGAACCTGGAGAAGCTGGCGGAGGAGAAGGCGCTGATCGCCAGCGGGCACCACCTAGTGGCCGATCTCATCGAGGGGATCACCAGGAAGATGG AGAATATGAGCGGTCACCTGATGGAGCAGGACGCGGAGCTGCACAAGGGCCACAAAGCCATCCTGTCCGACCTGTCTGAGGTCCGGGACCGATCCCACGACGTCTACGCCAAGATAG AGTCTAACCTGGCGCTGTTCCTGACCTATCAGAACCAGAGTGGCCTCTACTACGAGACCCTGATGGAGAAGCTGCAGCGGATGAACCGCAGCCTCAGCGCCCTGCTGTACGCCATGGAGCACATGCACCGCAGCGTGGAGCACCGGCTCAGCTCCATCCAGGGCTTCATCAGCTGGGCAG GTGGGAACCTGGACGCCATTCACACCTGCGTCCTCCACGGTGCCTACTTTCTCCTCCTGGCTCTGGTGATGACCTTCCTGCAGACCCCCGGCTTCTCTCGGGGGGTTCTCCTCGTCCTCATCGTGCTCAATGCCCTTTCAGAGCTCAACCACAACACCTCCCTGGGCTTCAGGGCGCTGACGGCGTTACTGGCGTGTACGGTGATCG GTCACTGGACGCTACTGAGCTTCATCCGCTGCCTGGTGAGGAAGAGCAGCAGGAAGGTGGCGCCCCCTCTGCCCGCTGCAACACCCACCCCCGTCCTGTCATACAAAGAGAAGGACGCAGGGTTCTGCAGCTCAACCCCTGAAAA AGAGGGGGAGGACGCCCGGCTGAAGGCGGAGCTAAGGAAGCTGGTGAATGACAGCTACATGGAAG ATGATTCGGTTTTGGCTCCCGACTCTCTGATCTTGGGGTCTCCGGTTCATCTGGACTGGAAGTTGCAGCAATGTCTGAGGACTCCGCAGCCGTCCTCTCCGGCCATGAAGCTGCGCCGGCTGAGCGTCTCCCGATCCGTCCGCGGACACGACAGTCCCCTGAAGACG GTGGCGACAGACAAGATTCCACAGCGACACTTGGGTGCAGTGTTTGACGCCTTCTCCGAGTCTAAGAATCAAAGCCCGAACTCATCAATGTGCAGTAACCT GTCAGTGTCGTCCATGTCTCCGCGTCAGTTCTGTCAGGCAATCACCCGAGCGGGTCAGCCGTGCAGGAACAAGGCCAGCGGGGGTCAGGAGTTCTGCAGGGTCCACGCCTCCGGTCAGACATCCTACATCACATCCTGA